The Serinus canaria isolate serCan28SL12 chromosome 8, serCan2020, whole genome shotgun sequence DNA window TCCCTGCTCGGGACCACGGGCATGGTCAGCGCTGAACTGCAGCTCGACAGCTCGTGCCaactttttttccagcagcttcctggcGTTCACATacttcctctgcctctcccctgcttgaggagaaagcaggagccatcccagccctggggatgtaCAGGCGGCAGCTGCCTGGAGGTGCATCATCCCCAAGCAAAAGGCAAGAGAAAACGTaaaatagttattaaaaatattgaaaggatttttaaacCAAGGGCTCTTCCCGGGCTGGGGTGGAGGCAGGAACAGGGAGATGAGGAATGGGGCGGGGTAGTCCAGCATGCCTGCATGGCAGGGACCAGCcaacacagcagggcagggcaggcatcggcaaaaataatttattccacTAAGACAAGCAGAGAACGAACAACAGCGTGGGGAGGGGGTGAGCAAAGATGGGGAGGCCCCGGGCCACATCTCAAAGAGAGGGAACACAAATTGCATCTGAATCCATGACTGCTGCCCCcacccagcagtgtcccctgtTTGGGGGGCTGCACCCTCCTGGCCCCACTAGTGGTTGGACCCCAatgggctgctctgcagcacaggactGGGCTTCCCAGTGTGAAACCAGCCCAGcgccagggagggaggcaggaacaGAGAGATGAGGGCAGCTGGGTGgacaaaacacaaaccactgTTCATGTCCCAGCTCCCACACGCCCAAAAACATGGCACTATGACTTGAAAGGGGGATGCTCTGACACCTCCTTCCTCCCAAAAAGAGCCTTCCACCCCCTACCCTGGGTGAGACAACTGCCTTGAGCAGGACAGCGCCTGAGGGGGACGTGCCAGACCCCTGCCCGCTGTGGGACAAAACGCCGTCCCAGGGGCATCCTGTCTCAGCAGCTCACCCACCCTAGGAAGACCCCCgggccccccagcccctctcaggCCATGGGGAAGCCAGGGCGGCCTTTCCGGGCACGGGTGCGGAGGCGGAAGAAGGTGTACATGCCCAGGAGGCACATGGAGGAGAGGAAGTAGAGGGCCACGCACAGGCTGATGTCCAGGCGGGAGAAGCCCAATCCAAGCACCCGCAGCCAGGGACTCCTCCGCAGgccttccccagccccctcctcatCCCGGAGCAGGACGCCGGGGGCGCGCCGGCGCTCCCTGCCTGCCGCGGCACCGCGGGGCAAGGCCATGGTGTCCCGCTTGCTGATGCGGCGGCGCCGGCCCGCGGCCGCTCGCAGCGCCTGGCTCTTGAAGTGCTGCTCGCTGAAGGAATCCAGGTCCACGATGTCGTCGCCCCCCTCGCGCAGCTTGGGGTTCAGCCGCACGATGCTGGGGCGCCGCGGCTCGGGGGAGCCCGGGTGCCCCGGCACTCTGGCCTCTCCCTCcgtctccttttcctcctcttctcctctccccctctcctctcgCGGGCCCTCCGTGCCCAGCCTGGCGCCGGTCTCCTCCCTGGCCACGGGCATGGGGTCGGGCTCGGCATAGTCCATGTAGATGTTGGCCGGGGAGAAGTGTGCCTTGAGGAACGTGACCACGGCCGGCTCCTCCCAGGCATGGACCCCCCGCTCCTCcttgtggcactggggacacaaGTCCGGTGGAGGCCACTGCAGCTTGGGGAACTTGGGGTCCTCCGTGTCACCTCCTGCAGGGACCGGAGCCAGCAAGGGGGTTAGAGGGGACATGTGGCGCACTCTGGCCCTGTATCAACACCCCAGGGGatccagcagctggggatggggacattTGGAGGAGCCTCCTTGGGAAGAGGGGTCCTCCAAGGGcaaacagcagctttgggaaGCTCCCTGTAAGGAGCATGTAAGATCCAACTGTATCTCCAGGGCAGTCTGATGCTGCATGaccagctgctgtcccctgggatgggggaCAAAACAACGGGCTGTCCCCACTGCTACACCCTGCAGCCATTTGCCAGACCCATCCAGGAGGAGGGATGTTCCTCCACCTCAGCTCCCCTGGAGGCAGCCCCCGCTTACCCGCCAGGCGAGCGTTGACCTCGTTGTGGTGGGACCAGAGCCAGAGGATGgcctcctccctgctggccaCCTTGTCCATGGACTTGGCCGCCATGGCCTCGAAGTGCTCGGCGCACTCCTGGCAGCCGAAGAAGTGCCGGACGTAGCAGCGCATGGtgctcagcacctccagggGTAACTCTGGcggaggcagagcaggggggtGAGTCTGGCCCCCCTCCCCCGTGCCACCAACACAGTCCCACAGCTGAGGTAGCAACCCTACACCCCAACTCTGTCTCTTGTCCCCCCCATGGAAACTGGCCCTGGATGAGATGAAGAAGGGAGGGGGGGAACAAGCCTTTGTCCACATGCAGCATCCTTACCCATGCCATAGCTCAGCTGGACActccctccctgagcccctgatgcccccagggacagcagtaCCTTTGTCAGGGCCGTTCTGGGCAGCCTGGACAGTCAGCAGGTGGAAGATGGTCCAGAGCCCACAGGGGTAGCCACGGAAGTGGCGTtcactgccctggcagcccacCCAGGTCACATTGGTGGGGAGCACCGAGGGGTGGGAGGCCTGGTGGACAGATGGACATGGTGTGATGGGGCTGGCAGACAGTGCCAGCTGGGGGACAAGGGGCAGGGGTaaggagagcaggggctgggggtccccATGAGCATCTTACATCTCTCTTATTCTTCATGGCCTCCTTCAAAACTGTGCGGGGCAGCTCGGGCTCTGTCCAGTTCCTCAGCCAGGCATCCAGAGTCTGCAGGTAGGTCTGCACGGAGGGGCGCCCTGGGAAGTactgcagaggagggagagggctgagaaaacacagatttcatCCTGGGAGCAACAGGGCAGCCCACAGGCGCTGAGCAGCATCAGCATtctctgctggagagcagcgTGGTCCTGGCAAGGTTTTGGTGACTATCTCTGAAGGGCTGGGGTCTGCAGCTTGTCCCCCTACCCCAGATGGCAAGTCCCCTGGATGCATGTTCAggctccaagccccagcccCAACTGAGGGAGGCAAAAAGCCACTCCGTCCATAAGTCTGGCAAAGCCGATTAGCAGCTGCACTTTAAAACCactcctgggagaggagcagcctggcagcctgtgccaccaacagacagacagactgaccTGTGGGGAAGAGGGGACATCAGCACACAGGAGAAATGATGGAGAAGTGAAAAGAAGGAGGAGTTTTCTGAATTTGAGTTGTTCTTCCTCCCAGGCGCATGGGGAATCACATGAAAAGACCCAAATTTGCAGGGGAATTATCTGTGACCTGACAGTTGTGCTGCAAACAGTGGCCCCTGACTCCTTGGACAGAAGGCTTTGCTGTGTGATCCTCTGCCTCCAGGAACCACTTTTCCCTCCATGAGgacttcttcccttctcctttcctttaaTACCTCTTGGGAGTGCAAGAGTTAAGGCTGGGACCTGCTGGCCGAGCTCCCTaggctgagccctgggctgcaatcctggggatgctgctccGTCCTGTGGATGAGCAGGGCAATGGCAGCGCTGGCTCAGCGTCCCGGGGGAAGCACCAGCACCCACCACCCACTGCCACAGCTCATCGAGGGGAAGCTTTGcaggaagaattaaaaatggaTCAAATAAAACCATTGCTGCTCCTCACCACCCCAGCACACTTACACCCATGGGCAGGAAGCTGGTGTCACGGGGGATTTATTTCCCTATTTCTGTAGTTCACATTGAAGGGAGAAAGACTGAGGGCAATGGTTGGACACAGGCAGAGGAGCCACATGAAGGTCTGAGGACTTAAGTCTGGAGCTCTTTCCTGGGGGAGAGCCGAtgggggtgggagcagggggtgTCTTACACATCAGTGAGGGCCATGCAAAGTCCAAACTGAACGTGAGACCTTGGGTGACAAAGGAGGGAGCAAAGAAGGAGGGCATGGCCCCAGTCTGCCAAGGAGCCTGGGCTGTgacagggattgggatggagaCAGGGCTCCTGCAGGCCCAGTGGAGGAACTAGCCAAATGCAGCAGGACTCCATTACAGCAGGAAATTAAACTGCCCTGCTTCTGCTGGCTCAAAGCTCTCAGTCacttcagctgtgccaggcccaacatagaagaaaaaaggagaccTTAAATCAGACTTGTCTGGAGTCTGACTCAGAGTGGGAGTTCCTTTCCTGGACTATTATCAAAGGAGCCTGCAGAGATTGGGTTCTTGAGCTGAGCATCCAGATCAGAGCGACAAACTCCTGTGACCATCCTCTGACACCCCAGCAGGTGACAGCCTTTCTTCTGGAAAGACCTCCTGACTCAACACCTCCTACAAGTGATGATCCCACTGCCACCAAAGCTGGCAACACACATCTTGTTTGAAACACTCCAGCACCCCCTCTTAGCTCCCACTGGGACTCTGGGCTGAGTTTGGAGATCCATATGGATGAGGACTGCTGTGGGATACACTGAGCACCAGGACACAGGGCCCACATCAGACTGCCACGCTTCACTACCCGTGAGTGCTGGGACACGGTGGCCCACGCTGTTTGCATTTCATAAACAGACAAATACAGGCACAGGCAGTTCCCTCCCAACACCCAGAGCTCCTCACCTTCACCAGCGTGGCCACATAGCACTTGaaggcagccagctgtgctcccGACAGCGAGGAGGGACGGGCAGCCTCCACCCGCAGCGAGTAGTGCAGCGCGGACTCCAGGTCGGCCATGTACAGcttggagctggggagggcagagcaaCACGAGGCTCCATCAGCCACGGAGCTAACCCTCACCCCAGGGCTTTTCCCGGTCTCAGCCCCTCGCTCGCCCGCCCCGGTTTGCCCAGCAGGGGGAGGGGTCTGACCGGTCGGCTCGCAGAGGATGTGACACGCGGTCGCTGTCGTTGAGGGTGCTGGCCGTGGCGTTCAGCTTGTAGGAGCCGCGGGTAATGCCCGCGAGTGTGCGCAGGTAGTAGGTGTAGAAGGAGCGCGCCTCTATGTGCCTGCCAGGAAGAAGAAGCCCTGAGTCCCGAGTCCCTCCCAAAAACCTGACCCCAAGGAAGGAAGCCAAGGGGATGAAGGCTTTGCCAAGTGGGTAGTTCAAGCCTTGGGAGGTAGCGTGGTGTGCTCCATACTCTccacctgccccagcagtgGGCAGACTTACACACATCCTAGAGCGCAGCTGAGTCCCAGGTAGCCATATCATGCCACCTCCAGGCAGACGTGGGAAGGGAATGGCTCAGTCACAAGGATGTTCTGTTGTTtcagctccagccagggctggcagtgcagtTCAGTGCCCACCAGCAACCTCCCACCAGCCTCCCCTACTCAGCCAGTCTCATTCCTACTGCACCTTCCCACAAGTACAAAGGAGCACAGAGAGACGGGGCACAAGGCTGGCACCCCACCTgcacccccagagccaccctgcCGTGCCCCATACTCACACGGGCAGGCGGGAGAAGGAGCCATTGCGGAGGAGCAGGTATCCGGAGGGGAAGGAGGTGACACCAAACTTCTGCACGAGCTCCTCCTCGCTGCTTAGCACCCTCCTCACCGCAATGTTCTCATACTGCAGCATGTCCAGGGCCACCTGCAAGCCCCAGGGTCAGATGGGGGGGCAGAGGGattccccagccccaccagggaggcagcagagctgttcagTGCCCTGGGTAACATTTGGCGCTGGCTAAGCTGTGTGCAAGCTGGGCAGGGAGGCTTCCTGGTGAGAGCTGCCCTACCACAGGCACCCAGGAGTCATCAGGCAGCAGGCACACAGGCTCCAAGAGAAGTGGGGGATAAATGGAGCTCTACCCACCTCTCTGCCCACGAAGGAGTTGCTCTTCTCAAAGATGAGTGCCAAGTACTGGTCCTTGTTCCTCTGGAAGAAGGTGCGAACCTCCTCAGCACTGCAAGAGACAGGAGGGCGGCAGCAGGTGCCTCGGCATCAGCAGGATGCTCTGCCCTCCCCCTCACAAGGAGCTCCAGCCTTGCTTGCTGGGATTTgacagggaatgctgctgcaggatcAGCCCCACTGAGCAGGCAACTCCTCCTGCTGAAGTTTCCAGCCTAGTTTTCTGCTCTGGTTCACAGGCTTTGAGAAAACCCACTGGGCTTGGCCAAGGAGGTAGAAAACAAAAcacgggcagggcagggcagggcagggcagggcaggagggagctgcagcctcacccagggaaaaaaaccGGCAATGAACTTGAACCAGggctgttttttgtttttttggtttttttttttttttttttttttttttttttttgtttttttttgttttttttgtctcaAACTCAGAGGCACCAGAGTACCTGAGGCAGGTGTCTGGCTCAACCATTGCTCTGGGAAATCCAAAGGCTCCTTCTCAGGACAATGCAGCAACTGCCTGCATCCAGCAAGGACAACTCAGATACCAACATAATCCCTtttcagaacaggaaaaagcTTCCAACACAGCCTCACTCAGCATGGTATGACACTACCATGTCACAAAGAATTTGGGGCCCAAGAATTGCTTGCTCTAAGTAAGGCTGATGAGCAGGTTTGTTAGGAGATGTAACAACATAGCCTATCTCATCTGGGCCATGGAAACAGCTCTACACTGGCCAGGTCATCTCCCTGGGACGTGGATGATGCAGTAGCTGCTCCTTGCTCCTTTTGGGTTCAGGATTTCCCCAGAAACCTGTTCCCCAAGGGACAGAGGCCATCCTGGCCCCCTGCTGCCCCTACCTTGCTGGCTCCAGAGGAGGACAGGCGGGTGGCCAGGCATCCTGGCTCTGCTCAAGGTTGGTGATGATGGCGTGGCGCAGGTCCTCGACAGTGGCACTGGGATCTGCAGGGGAACAGGACACCAAGGGGTCAGCCCTGGGGAAGCCAATCCCAGGGGCTGAGCCAAGGGaagctgcctggagctgcccccagagctccctgatACTGCAGTATGGGaggtgtgggcagcagggccattCACACCCAGGGTAGAAAACCCCATGGCTCTGAATACTCACTGGTAATCCTTATCCCATCCTGTGGCTTCTTGCTAAAAGCTCTGAAgaactgaaagggaaaaaaacccacaagggGAAACTGGAGTGAGTGTATGGAGTGGGACAGGAGGCAGTGCAACCCAGCAGGTTGAGGCTCCCTGTAGACCAGCTCTGCCCCAGTTTCCCCACAGCAGGCTAACTGACATCAGCTAGCACAGAGGGAGCTCCCAGCCATGTCCCCATCTTTTGGGGCATCCCCCCAGAGAAGAGGGATGCAGGcatgggctggctgggagccaTGTCCAGCCAAGAGCTGAGCACTGGCAGGCAGTGGAGCAGGTGTCTCCATGCGtcccagggaggcagctggAACCTTCCCGGTCCTGCAAACCcgtgtccctgctccagagctaTGACAAAGTAGGAAAAAGAGGGTTTTCCCACTCCTGGCCTCCCACAGTGGCTCCACtacccagggcagagccagaaCAGCAACACCAGGTTGCATCAGCCAGGTGTTTGCTTTGCAGgttgggctgggagctgggactgTTTGCAAAAGGTGCTCGGCAGGGACACAGGATGTGAAGCAAGTGATGTCTTGGCACGGCCACATCAGCACAatgtccctgccccaggacaCGCTTCCATCagtgtcccagggcagggggcactCGGTGAGACCCCAGAGCAGAATTGGGGCCAAGCCAACCTGcctgaaaaaccccaaatctgacCCCACCTGGAGCTGAGCCTGTAAGCTGGGACTGAGGGCATGTCTGATAGAACCctcattcctgccttttctaTCTCAAGGCAATCCTGGTTTTAACTGCTGGTTGTGGCACCTGGAGTCCTTTGGCTTCGCCGCTTGTGTTGGAGCAAGGCTCCGTTTGCAGCGGGAAGCTCTGCAGAAGCTGTGTTGACACAGCTAAAGGGCTGGGCACAGGCCCAGGAGGAGGGGTGGCTCCTtgccagccagcacaggaggcTCCCAGGAGTTCCAacctcctgcagcatccctgcgCCCTCCTCCAAAACCTGTGCCTGCAACCTCTCTCTACCCTCAAGCAGCCTTTCTGAAGTGTTTCCAACTCAGGATTCAGAGTCTCCCTCATGTTAACAGAGATCCAGCTCCTGTGTTTCACCACAAAACACTGCTTTGGCTTCCCCCCCCCCTTGTTGCTCCATCGCTCAGCAGTTGCACCGGCTGCAGCGAGGACACAGCATTGCTTTGGGGAAGGGTGAAACAGCTTCAGCCTGCAAAGCCGCAAGGGAAGTATTTTGGTGCAATACCCCTGTCAATCTGATTGAGCAAGACAGGGACAGGCCAGAAGGCAAAGCACAGCgaagcccagcctgcagctggcacacacagcctCACCTTCATGGTGGGGAAGCCAGTTATCCCGAAATCAGAGCACACTTGTTGGTTGTCCTCGTCAGCACAGTCGATGGCTGCCAGGATCACTGCAGGCCTCCACTCTGTGGGGATAGAAGATGAggtcagcacagctcagcaccccCACGGCCTCAAAAACTGTCCTCCTCCTCAGGAATGCCTGCAGAGTCAGGAGGGATCTCCAGCAGGAGAGATCCTCCTGTCCCAAAACCACTGCTCGCCCCTCACAGGACAGTGACTGATGGTTTCCAAGCCCTAACATCAGGGttgtgctctgcactggtgtGTGGTGCCCTACTTTCTAGGCAGCAGGAACACAGGGAAAGCCGTGTGAGGCGGGAGCTGGCTTTGCAcgccctgctctgccagtgatggagcacaggcagctctaCCCAATACTGCCTGCCCGGCTGGTTCTGCCTGTCCAGCCTCTGCGCCAGCTCCCGGGAAGAGGACAccaggagaaggggagggatAGCTagccacagctcagggagagcagggaacaTAGGCTCCAGTTTGTCTCACCCCAGACCAAGGGCACAGCTGACAACCAAGAGGGAACAACCCTAaaccagcagccaggccagggcattgcagcagagcctgcccaggTTCTCTGCATCTGTTCCCCATTTGTGACTCCCCAGCGGAGACCAGCATGCCCCTGGGGTAAAACGCATGAACAAAAAGGGACATGGAGGGATTTTAAGCAGCAGCCTctgaaaacca harbors:
- the QSOX1 gene encoding sulfhydryl oxidase 1, whose amino-acid sequence is MWRRRARAGGRGGPAALPPLLLLFLLLRVPAARPGRLYSASDPMELLGPGAEGRLLGSSSAWAVEFFASWCGHCIHFAPTWRALAHDIREWRPAVILAAIDCADEDNQQVCSDFGITGFPTMKFFRAFSKKPQDGIRITNPSATVEDLRHAIITNLEQSQDAWPPACPPLEPASAEEVRTFFQRNKDQYLALIFEKSNSFVGREVALDMLQYENIAVRRVLSSEEELVQKFGVTSFPSGYLLLRNGSFSRLPVHIEARSFYTYYLRTLAGITRGSYKLNATASTLNDSDRVSHPLRADRSKLYMADLESALHYSLRVEAARPSSLSGAQLAAFKCYVATLVKYFPGRPSVQTYLQTLDAWLRNWTEPELPRTVLKEAMKNKRDASHPSVLPTNVTWVGCQGSERHFRGYPCGLWTIFHLLTVQAAQNGPDKELPLEVLSTMRCYVRHFFGCQECAEHFEAMAAKSMDKVASREEAILWLWSHHNEVNARLAGGDTEDPKFPKLQWPPPDLCPQCHKEERGVHAWEEPAVVTFLKAHFSPANIYMDYAEPDPMPVAREETGARLGTEGPREERGRGEEEEKETEGEARVPGHPGSPEPRRPSIVRLNPKLREGGDDIVDLDSFSEQHFKSQALRAAAGRRRRISKRDTMALPRGAAAGRERRRAPGVLLRDEEGAGEGLRRSPWLRVLGLGFSRLDISLCVALYFLSSMCLLGMYTFFRLRTRARKGRPGFPMA